The following are encoded in a window of Paenibacillus polymyxa genomic DNA:
- a CDS encoding PucR family transcriptional regulator → MTLDTEWIQQQLQNIIQAPFTIVPWYPEMMAEGETADSVIPDRSFVHDNKLYFPFRASAGELAAFVVEARYLTDRERKLVEALLGNMEQVWQNGPQLSDNPVYSEEERMNRFGQWLIQQAANLNREEEVPDELQLRDSLSACMVPILLNGEGTQEGAITYTQLHRLFASYFGGDVLLTPLDEQSWLIMAKKELLLGADDERDKDTESRDADFTESLEEVLTAFSLGLYELIANEWVGVFHLAVSKPSIPLQSLPQELNLLWETIHLGKIFHVTEHIHFSWELHLERLLNRIPKEQRVLFLEQVMKSSVILEDSETMATLDIFFQLDCNVSETAKRLYVHRNTLIYRLDKIKQETGLDVRTFNDAVLVKLYLLLYKVTKRK, encoded by the coding sequence GTGACTCTGGATACAGAATGGATTCAACAACAGCTTCAGAATATTATTCAAGCGCCTTTTACCATAGTGCCTTGGTACCCGGAAATGATGGCAGAGGGAGAGACAGCCGATTCAGTTATACCGGATAGATCGTTTGTCCATGACAACAAGCTATATTTTCCGTTTCGTGCGTCGGCAGGTGAACTGGCTGCCTTTGTGGTAGAGGCCAGATATTTGACGGATCGAGAACGGAAACTGGTAGAAGCGCTATTGGGGAACATGGAGCAGGTCTGGCAGAACGGTCCACAATTGTCGGATAACCCAGTTTATAGCGAGGAAGAGCGGATGAATCGTTTTGGACAATGGCTCATACAGCAGGCTGCCAATCTAAACAGGGAAGAAGAGGTTCCTGATGAATTGCAGCTTCGTGATTCGCTATCAGCGTGTATGGTTCCGATTTTACTGAATGGAGAGGGAACACAGGAGGGGGCTATTACTTATACGCAGCTCCATCGATTGTTCGCGAGCTATTTTGGAGGGGATGTGTTACTTACTCCATTGGACGAACAGTCTTGGCTGATTATGGCTAAAAAGGAGCTTTTATTAGGAGCCGACGATGAACGGGATAAAGACACTGAGTCCAGGGATGCAGATTTTACGGAATCGCTGGAGGAGGTTCTTACAGCTTTTAGCTTGGGCCTATATGAGCTTATTGCGAATGAGTGGGTGGGTGTATTCCATTTGGCGGTTTCTAAGCCTTCGATCCCTTTGCAAAGTCTTCCCCAAGAGCTGAATTTGTTATGGGAGACGATACATCTGGGCAAGATTTTTCATGTAACAGAGCACATCCACTTTTCATGGGAGCTTCATTTAGAAAGGCTGTTAAACCGCATTCCCAAGGAACAACGCGTACTATTTTTAGAGCAGGTAATGAAATCATCTGTCATACTGGAAGACTCAGAAACGATGGCTACATTAGATATCTTTTTTCAACTGGATTGTAATGTGAGTGAGACAGCTAAGCGCCTCTATGTACATCGAAATACGTTGATTTACCGTTTGGACAAGATCAAACAGGAGACTGGATTGGACGTGCGGACGTTTAATGATGCGGTTTTGGTCAAGCTCTATCTCCTATTGTACAAAGTGACAAAAAGGAAATAG